The following proteins are co-located in the Pseudomonas fluorescens genome:
- a CDS encoding DUF1120 domain-containing protein — MNALLLPALTLTWLASLPAAHAASTVELTVGGLITPMACTPVLSGGGLIDFGKIAQKDLNQATGTRLPLKSLTLTVSCNAPGRFALRMRDNRDGTAHVNSEIYYGLGLDSAGNKLGVYSVSFDPKQTVADALPVTYGTESTTGGLAWRTSNNNPIDIGSRSLLGFTEVQGSTAGPSAIQHLTSTLTLEAVINAKQNLDLSVETPMDGSATLEVIYL; from the coding sequence ATGAACGCCCTGCTGTTGCCTGCCCTCACGCTGACCTGGCTGGCCAGCCTACCCGCCGCCCACGCCGCCTCCACCGTCGAACTGACGGTCGGCGGGCTGATCACGCCCATGGCCTGCACTCCGGTGCTGTCTGGCGGCGGCTTGATCGACTTCGGCAAAATCGCCCAGAAGGACCTCAACCAAGCCACGGGCACGCGCTTACCGCTCAAGTCGCTGACCTTGACCGTCAGTTGCAACGCCCCCGGCCGTTTCGCCCTGCGCATGCGCGATAACCGTGACGGCACTGCCCACGTCAACAGCGAGATCTATTACGGGCTGGGGCTGGATAGCGCAGGCAACAAACTCGGCGTGTATTCGGTGAGCTTTGACCCCAAACAGACGGTGGCCGATGCCTTGCCGGTGACCTATGGCACCGAATCCACCACCGGCGGCCTGGCCTGGCGGACCTCCAACAACAACCCTATCGATATCGGCTCCAGGAGTTTGCTCGGGTTCACCGAGGTACAGGGCAGCACCGCCGGGCCCTCGGCGATTCAGCACCTGACCAGCACCTTGACCCTTGAAGCGGTGATCAACGCCAAGCAGAACCTGGACTTGAGTGTGGAGACGCCGATGGACGGCTCGGCCACGCTTGAAGTGATTTACCTGTAA
- a CDS encoding DUF1120 domain-containing protein has product MNTFINMSIATVILTGANLAVAASSVDLAVTGLITPSACAPSLSNGGLSDLGKIAAKDLNIDQPTQLPVHNLQLAISCEAPTLVALEPKDNRLGSAYGDSLGTRFGLGLVNDKKLGYTSLNLVSILADGVPMFPIGSTEASTWAPTSLLSYAFLTSFTATRALPTVPTPIQQLSADVLITPTIAPSNTLPLTEEIPIDGAVTLTLKYL; this is encoded by the coding sequence ATGAACACGTTTATCAACATGTCGATCGCCACGGTGATACTGACCGGCGCCAACCTCGCGGTGGCCGCGTCCAGCGTCGACCTGGCCGTCACCGGCCTGATTACCCCCAGTGCCTGCGCGCCCAGCCTGTCCAACGGTGGCCTGTCTGACCTGGGCAAGATTGCCGCCAAGGACCTCAACATTGACCAGCCGACCCAGCTGCCGGTACACAACCTGCAACTGGCGATCAGCTGCGAAGCGCCAACGCTGGTGGCACTGGAGCCCAAGGACAACCGCCTCGGTTCCGCTTACGGTGACAGCCTGGGAACGCGATTCGGCCTGGGGTTGGTCAACGACAAAAAGCTCGGTTATACGAGTCTGAACCTGGTGTCGATCCTGGCCGATGGTGTGCCAATGTTTCCCATCGGTTCGACCGAGGCTTCGACCTGGGCCCCCACGAGCCTGTTGTCGTACGCGTTCCTCACTTCGTTCACCGCCACGCGTGCGCTGCCGACCGTCCCGACACCGATCCAACAACTGAGCGCAGACGTGTTGATCACCCCGACCATCGCCCCGAGTAACACGCTGCCGTTGACTGAAGAAATCCCCATTGATGGCGCTGTGACCCTGACCCTGAAGTACCTGTGA
- a CDS encoding DUF1120 domain-containing protein, whose product MSRPLITLAATLLITGASPVLAASSTDLSVSGIITPASCTPSLSGGGVVDHGKLTAKDLNPQKPTSLQAAEMLLEVQCEGPTFFTLTTVDNRAGSSAINPALHGLGMVNDDQRLGSVAFGLFDPIADNTPVDAILSNDGGATWRPSAYLGHTGMTSFAAPGDAYTPIAVQTLSARLRAFTMIAPASDLTLLDEVPIDGLATLQLKYW is encoded by the coding sequence ATGTCTCGACCCCTCATCACCCTCGCCGCGACACTGTTGATTACCGGCGCCAGCCCCGTCCTGGCCGCCAGTAGTACGGACTTGAGCGTCAGCGGGATCATCACCCCGGCCTCTTGCACGCCGAGCTTGTCCGGTGGCGGCGTCGTCGACCATGGCAAATTGACGGCCAAGGACCTGAACCCGCAGAAACCCACCAGCCTGCAAGCCGCCGAGATGCTCCTGGAGGTGCAGTGTGAAGGGCCGACGTTTTTCACCCTGACCACCGTGGACAACCGCGCCGGCAGCTCGGCGATCAACCCCGCGCTGCATGGGCTGGGCATGGTCAACGATGACCAGCGGCTCGGCAGCGTGGCGTTCGGCCTGTTCGACCCGATCGCCGACAACACGCCGGTAGACGCCATCCTCTCCAATGACGGCGGCGCCACCTGGCGCCCCTCTGCGTACCTCGGCCACACCGGCATGACCTCGTTCGCTGCGCCCGGCGATGCCTATACGCCGATTGCCGTGCAAACCCTGAGCGCGCGGTTGCGGGCGTTCACCATGATCGCGCCCGCCAGCGACTTGACCTTACTTGACGAGGTGCCAATCGACGGCCTGGCCACCCTTCAACTCAAGTACTGGTAA
- a CDS encoding response regulator transcription factor — translation MLRVIIADDHPIVRIGQKVVIEASGKCKVVGEASGPDDLLVLLSTTPCDVLVTDFAMPGGRQADGYALLSLLQRQYPLMPVILVTMFANIATLRASFAQGARAIVAKNASAKELPSAIQAVTKGQTFASECLRAQLSEAGTGDLSQTPQLSGKEREVVRMLASGMTVSQIAARVNRSISTISKQKSTAMSRLCISTDVDLFAYARSAGMVP, via the coding sequence ATGCTTCGAGTAATAATTGCCGACGATCATCCCATTGTGCGCATTGGGCAAAAGGTGGTGATTGAGGCGAGCGGTAAGTGCAAAGTCGTCGGCGAAGCCAGCGGCCCCGATGATTTGCTGGTGCTGTTGAGCACCACGCCCTGTGACGTGCTGGTGACCGATTTCGCCATGCCGGGCGGGCGTCAGGCTGACGGCTATGCGTTGCTGAGCCTGTTACAGCGCCAATACCCCTTGATGCCGGTGATTCTGGTGACCATGTTCGCGAATATCGCCACCCTGCGCGCTTCCTTTGCCCAAGGCGCGCGCGCCATTGTCGCCAAGAACGCCTCGGCCAAGGAGTTGCCCTCGGCCATCCAGGCAGTGACCAAAGGCCAGACGTTTGCCAGCGAATGTTTGCGTGCGCAGTTGAGCGAGGCCGGCACAGGCGACTTGTCGCAAACCCCGCAGTTGTCCGGCAAGGAACGGGAAGTGGTGCGCATGCTCGCCAGCGGCATGACCGTCAGCCAGATTGCGGCACGGGTCAATCGCAGTATTTCCACGATCAGCAAACAGAAAAGTACAGCCATGAGCCGGCTGTGTATTTCTACGGATGTGGACTTGTTCGCGTATGCGCGCTCAGCCGGAATGGTGCCGTAG
- a CDS encoding fimbria/pilus outer membrane usher protein produces the protein MTERDGNAMPGVLPPRARRILTSMALTLSGVLPAEAVLANDLIAGAFDPQTLSRRGIDPELANLLLQAPRFAAGRHAVNVTVNGQRRGRVDVEFDHQGGLCFSRALLDTGNLMVPDDDGTTTCHRFIERYPQTVIEQDPATLNLALVVPTDALRPAQQDISGYQTGGQALLLNYDLTGLYNEFGDNNSRFGSANTEVGFNAGDWIVRSRQVKTWQDSRSRTTHLDAYAQRTFAEQQAVLQAGQISLYNPVLAGTQITGAQVLTETALQDQNQGATITGIANSPAQVEIRQNGALIHSTVVPAGPFSLSDVRRLNSRSDVEVTVKETTGEERRFSVPAAMLGLGLPAPGYSVAAGRVRQIGDSDAREPWVVSAGWSGPLHPQLSLSAGGLMADAYHSAGASLGWLPWPDSQLQFSAQAAQASPKQQGTERGVQSDLSWSQRLSDSWAVSSAGSWRSQGYRDLEDSTYVGNNKDQQRSRYRDQQSLTASWAHPALGTFSAGVSRTASYNGESSSRALASWGTSVGRVSLSASAEWQVGGRQQNDNSIYLNISVPLGETRRGRAWVRNTGGEHRLGMGVNEQLNDQLSYRVGVERDSRDREVESSIGVSALPWYSQLDFNYTRSNDERASYQGGARGGVVLHEDGLTFSPYPVRDTFAVVSVGEMAGIKVTTPSGPVWTDWQGQAVASQLSPYSRSPVEVQTRSLPRNAEIHNGLAVLAAGRGAVDKVQFGVALTRRALLNVTTDTGQPLPRGATVSNAEGEFITLVQEGSRVFLPDALQQRTLWVKPAGQPRCRLDFELPKNADPEVYFETASAQCRQP, from the coding sequence ATGACTGAACGCGACGGCAACGCCATGCCTGGCGTTTTGCCCCCCCGCGCACGCCGGATCCTGACGAGTATGGCGCTGACCCTGAGCGGCGTACTACCGGCCGAGGCCGTGCTGGCGAATGACCTGATCGCCGGCGCGTTCGACCCCCAGACCCTGTCCCGGCGTGGCATCGACCCAGAGCTCGCCAACCTGCTGTTGCAGGCTCCGCGTTTCGCCGCGGGCCGGCATGCCGTCAACGTGACGGTCAACGGCCAGCGCCGAGGCCGAGTGGACGTGGAATTCGACCACCAGGGCGGCTTGTGTTTCAGCCGTGCCTTACTCGATACCGGCAACCTGATGGTGCCCGATGACGATGGGACGACCACCTGCCATCGTTTTATCGAACGCTACCCGCAAACGGTGATCGAGCAAGACCCGGCCACCCTGAACCTGGCCCTGGTGGTGCCCACCGATGCCCTGCGCCCGGCCCAGCAAGATATCTCCGGCTACCAGACCGGCGGCCAGGCCCTGCTGCTCAACTACGATTTGACCGGCCTGTACAACGAGTTCGGCGACAACAACAGCCGCTTCGGCTCGGCCAACACCGAGGTCGGCTTTAACGCCGGTGACTGGATCGTGCGCAGCCGGCAGGTCAAGACCTGGCAGGACAGCCGGTCGCGCACCACCCACCTGGACGCCTACGCCCAACGCACCTTTGCCGAACAGCAGGCGGTGCTGCAGGCCGGGCAAATCAGCCTCTACAACCCGGTGCTGGCCGGTACGCAGATTACCGGCGCCCAGGTACTGACCGAAACCGCGCTGCAAGACCAGAACCAGGGCGCAACCATCACCGGTATCGCCAACAGCCCGGCCCAGGTCGAGATCCGCCAAAACGGCGCGTTGATTCACTCCACCGTGGTGCCGGCCGGGCCGTTTTCCCTGAGCGATGTACGCCGCTTGAACAGCCGCTCCGATGTGGAAGTCACGGTCAAGGAAACCACGGGCGAAGAACGTCGTTTCAGCGTGCCCGCCGCGATGCTCGGCCTGGGCCTGCCGGCACCCGGCTATTCAGTGGCGGCCGGGCGCGTGCGGCAGATCGGCGACAGCGACGCCCGCGAGCCCTGGGTGGTCAGCGCGGGCTGGAGCGGCCCGCTGCACCCGCAACTCAGCCTCAGCGCCGGCGGGCTGATGGCAGACGCCTATCACTCAGCGGGTGCGAGCCTGGGCTGGTTGCCCTGGCCGGACAGCCAATTGCAGTTTTCCGCACAGGCAGCACAGGCCAGCCCCAAACAACAGGGGACCGAACGCGGCGTGCAGAGCGACCTGTCCTGGTCCCAGCGCTTGAGCGACAGCTGGGCGGTGAGCAGCGCAGGCTCCTGGCGCTCCCAGGGTTACCGCGACCTCGAAGATTCAACCTATGTCGGCAACAACAAGGACCAACAGCGTTCACGCTACCGCGACCAGCAGAGCCTGACCGCCTCCTGGGCGCATCCGGCGCTGGGTACGTTCAGCGCCGGCGTCTCGCGCACGGCCTCATACAACGGTGAAAGCAGCAGCCGGGCATTGGCCTCCTGGGGCACCAGCGTTGGCCGCGTGTCGCTATCGGCCAGTGCCGAATGGCAAGTCGGCGGGCGCCAGCAGAACGACAACAGCATTTACCTGAATATCAGTGTGCCGCTGGGTGAAACCCGCCGTGGGCGTGCCTGGGTGCGTAACACCGGAGGCGAGCACCGCCTCGGCATGGGGGTGAATGAACAACTCAACGATCAATTGAGCTATCGGGTGGGCGTGGAACGCGACAGCCGTGACCGTGAAGTGGAGTCATCCATCGGCGTATCGGCGCTGCCGTGGTACAGCCAGCTGGACTTCAACTACACCCGCAGCAACGACGAACGCGCCAGCTATCAAGGTGGCGCCCGCGGCGGCGTGGTGTTGCATGAGGACGGCCTGACCTTCTCGCCCTACCCGGTGCGCGACACGTTTGCGGTGGTGTCGGTGGGCGAGATGGCCGGGATCAAGGTCACAACCCCAAGCGGCCCGGTGTGGACCGACTGGCAAGGCCAGGCCGTGGCCTCGCAACTCAGCCCCTACAGCCGCAGCCCGGTCGAGGTACAAACGCGTTCGCTGCCGCGCAATGCCGAGATCCACAACGGCCTTGCCGTGCTTGCCGCCGGACGCGGTGCGGTCGACAAGGTGCAATTCGGCGTGGCGCTGACCCGTCGAGCGCTGCTCAACGTGACCACCGATACCGGCCAGCCATTGCCACGCGGTGCAACGGTGAGCAACGCCGAGGGCGAGTTCATCACCTTGGTGCAGGAAGGCAGCCGGGTGTTCCTGCCTGACGCGCTGCAACAGCGCACGTTATGGGTCAAACCCGCCGGGCAACCGCGTTGCCGACTGGACTTTGAGCTGCCGAAAAACGCCGACCCCGAGGTGTATTTCGAAACCGCCTCGGCCCAGTGCCGCCAGCCATGA
- a CDS encoding fimbria/pilus chaperone family protein, which produces MTALPFFTRAFILARLTGLYLGALTLAGGGPGVALADGMVPDTSVVIVNEAEGEASVTVTNTDDKLALLHVTLEDIPEDTATLLFVTPPLARVEPGKSQLIRFILQSPEPLTTQRLKRVIFEGMPQGRSTAQAGHAQVGVTVRQNLPVIVHPKGLAPNRTPWTGLEWRITRDQLSVHNPSPYVVRLSQELRLLPGSGSALLPRTYVLPGETLTVTASGSGATRVQLQPATVYGFAVAPYEAPITL; this is translated from the coding sequence ATGACTGCCCTGCCCTTTTTCACCCGCGCGTTCATCCTTGCTCGCCTCACAGGTCTGTACCTCGGTGCGCTGACCTTGGCGGGCGGTGGCCCTGGCGTCGCACTGGCCGACGGCATGGTGCCTGACACCTCGGTGGTGATCGTCAACGAAGCTGAGGGTGAAGCCTCGGTCACCGTGACCAACACCGATGACAAGTTGGCCCTGCTGCATGTCACCCTTGAAGACATTCCCGAAGACACCGCGACGCTGCTGTTTGTCACCCCGCCGCTGGCCAGGGTCGAGCCCGGCAAAAGCCAACTCATCCGCTTCATCCTGCAATCACCCGAGCCGCTGACCACCCAACGCCTGAAGCGGGTGATCTTCGAAGGCATGCCCCAGGGCCGCTCGACAGCCCAGGCCGGGCACGCGCAGGTGGGGGTGACGGTGCGCCAGAATCTGCCGGTAATTGTGCACCCCAAAGGCCTGGCCCCCAATCGCACGCCCTGGACCGGGCTGGAGTGGCGCATCACGCGCGACCAATTGAGCGTGCACAACCCGAGCCCTTACGTGGTGCGCCTGTCCCAGGAGCTGCGGCTGCTGCCCGGCAGTGGTTCGGCGTTGCTGCCACGCACCTATGTACTACCGGGGGAAACCCTCACCGTGACGGCCTCCGGCTCCGGCGCCACCCGCGTACAGCTGCAACCGGCCACCGTGTACGGCTTTGCCGTAGCGCCTTACGAAGCACCGATCACCCTATAA
- a CDS encoding DUF1120 domain-containing protein: MKHTFSRLLGLLYLLGTSALVMAAPSTELNVTGLITPNACTPTLSANGIVDHGRVPARSLNQYEFTTLPTQALDLNVSCNQPVLFVLVGVDNRADSSVGPGFYYGLGHNMHVPSERLGSVSLALRDATGDGERVLVLASSNQGETWFPESNAFPNNYMGFARPGTLVPEPHRLLNATLHVNTSINAAAYLTLDQEVPMDGSIVLDLRYL, encoded by the coding sequence ATGAAGCACACCTTTTCACGCTTGCTTGGCCTGCTTTACCTGCTCGGCACCAGCGCGCTGGTAATGGCGGCGCCCAGCACCGAGTTGAACGTCACCGGCCTGATCACCCCCAATGCCTGTACGCCGACGTTGTCCGCCAATGGCATCGTCGACCACGGCAGGGTGCCAGCACGCAGTCTCAACCAGTACGAATTCACCACGCTGCCCACCCAGGCACTGGACCTGAATGTGAGCTGTAACCAGCCGGTGCTGTTCGTGCTGGTGGGCGTGGACAATCGCGCCGATTCCTCTGTGGGCCCGGGATTTTATTACGGGCTGGGCCACAACATGCATGTCCCCAGCGAACGGCTGGGCAGTGTTTCCCTGGCCCTTCGTGACGCGACGGGGGACGGCGAACGCGTACTGGTGCTGGCGTCCAGCAACCAGGGTGAAACCTGGTTCCCAGAATCCAATGCCTTCCCGAACAACTACATGGGCTTTGCCCGGCCAGGCACGCTGGTGCCCGAACCCCATCGCCTGCTGAACGCTACGTTGCACGTCAATACGTCCATCAACGCTGCCGCCTATTTGACCCTCGACCAGGAAGTGCCGATGGACGGCTCCATCGTGCTAGACCTGAGGTATTTGTAG
- a CDS encoding DUF1120 domain-containing protein has product MNIAFKSLATTALLIASAHTFAASSVDLTVKGLITPSACTPALSGGGTVDYGKISAKDLKADQQTFLPTQIVQFSVTCDAATLMAMEAKDNREGSDANNDFMEFGLGLINGTQKLGGMSLRLLSSVADGVPVRTVGSYDNGVTWDSESYLMRGNLIAPAPTGIDLPTPVQQWAADLRVMPFIAKTSGLDLTNEAPIDGSVTLTVRYL; this is encoded by the coding sequence ATGAACATCGCCTTCAAATCACTTGCCACCACCGCGCTGCTGATTGCCAGTGCCCACACGTTCGCCGCCTCCAGCGTCGACCTGACCGTCAAAGGCCTGATTACCCCAAGCGCCTGTACCCCGGCGCTGTCCGGCGGTGGGACCGTGGACTATGGCAAGATTTCGGCCAAGGATCTGAAAGCCGACCAACAGACCTTTCTACCCACTCAAATAGTGCAATTCTCCGTCACCTGTGACGCTGCCACCCTGATGGCGATGGAGGCCAAGGACAACCGTGAAGGCTCCGACGCCAATAACGACTTCATGGAATTTGGTCTGGGCCTGATCAACGGCACGCAAAAACTTGGCGGCATGAGCTTACGGCTGTTGAGCTCAGTCGCCGATGGGGTGCCAGTCAGGACCGTTGGTTCCTACGACAACGGCGTCACTTGGGATTCCGAGAGCTACCTGATGCGCGGCAACCTCATCGCGCCGGCACCCACCGGTATCGATTTGCCGACCCCAGTCCAACAGTGGGCTGCAGACCTGAGGGTCATGCCTTTTATCGCCAAAACCAGCGGCCTTGACCTTACCAACGAAGCCCCCATCGACGGCTCGGTAACCCTCACCGTGCGCTACTTGTAA
- a CDS encoding DUF1120 domain-containing protein has protein sequence MASLDNLARTGTIEMNKSSALISTALLLMSVSTVFAASSVDLTVKGLITPSACTPSLSSGGVVDHGKLAARDLSPTGWTIIGNHFLQLAITCDAPTLLALKGTDNQGNAHDPANTYGLGLVGDKKLGDFSLTLANAMADGATISAIQSSDQGLTWGRLDSDEVWPVANFASFGDRSTGSWAPIAIQQVTADLHVQSMIAPTAGMDLTEEVPLNGSATVEVKYL, from the coding sequence ATGGCATCACTCGACAATCTGGCCCGTACTGGAACTATTGAAATGAACAAGTCTTCCGCTCTGATAAGCACCGCCCTGTTGCTGATGAGTGTCTCAACCGTTTTTGCCGCGAGCAGCGTGGACCTCACCGTCAAGGGCCTGATTACGCCCAGCGCCTGCACCCCCAGCCTTTCAAGCGGCGGGGTCGTCGATCACGGAAAACTCGCCGCCAGGGATTTGAGCCCGACCGGCTGGACGATCATTGGCAATCACTTCCTGCAACTGGCGATCACCTGCGATGCACCCACCCTGCTGGCCCTGAAGGGCACGGACAACCAAGGCAACGCCCATGACCCGGCGAACACCTACGGCCTGGGTTTGGTGGGCGACAAAAAACTCGGGGATTTCTCCTTGACGCTCGCCAACGCGATGGCCGACGGCGCGACGATTTCCGCCATTCAATCCAGTGATCAGGGCCTCACCTGGGGGCGACTTGATTCGGACGAGGTTTGGCCCGTCGCTAACTTCGCCTCGTTTGGCGATCGCTCGACGGGCAGTTGGGCACCCATCGCCATCCAGCAAGTGACGGCAGACCTTCACGTGCAAAGCATGATCGCCCCCACGGCGGGGATGGACCTGACTGAAGAAGTCCCCCTCAACGGCTCCGCCACGGTTGAAGTGAAGTACTTGTAA
- a CDS encoding DUF1120 domain-containing protein, with translation MSIDMHPSRVMIAGAFLLAGVSAVSTVMAASNVDLSVVGKIIPSACTPTLSNGGIVDHGKIALQDFPAYGYKALPQATVQLEVTCNAPMLMAVKAIDNRVGTAIPAYPTDPSSSLSRFGLGLTSDDKMIGWYELKLVNATADGAPGALIEAVNVTGPWFDANANTIWQPGWMRTVRDSSSAEMTPLPVMAFTADVVVLTTLTERRNLPVTEETPMDGSATVEVNYL, from the coding sequence GTGAGCATTGATATGCACCCTTCTCGTGTCATGATCGCTGGCGCATTTTTGTTGGCCGGTGTTTCTGCTGTTTCGACTGTAATGGCCGCATCAAACGTGGACCTCAGTGTGGTCGGTAAAATCATCCCGTCGGCCTGTACGCCCACTTTGTCCAATGGCGGGATAGTGGACCATGGGAAAATCGCGCTGCAGGATTTCCCCGCCTATGGCTATAAAGCCCTTCCACAGGCAACGGTTCAGTTGGAGGTGACCTGTAATGCGCCGATGCTGATGGCGGTCAAGGCCATCGATAACCGCGTAGGGACTGCGATTCCAGCTTATCCGACCGATCCGTCATCCTCACTGAGCCGCTTTGGCTTGGGCTTGACCAGTGACGATAAAATGATCGGTTGGTATGAGCTGAAGCTGGTCAATGCTACTGCTGATGGTGCGCCGGGTGCTTTGATCGAGGCCGTGAATGTGACGGGCCCCTGGTTCGATGCCAATGCAAATACGATTTGGCAGCCAGGCTGGATGCGCACCGTCAGAGACTCCAGTAGCGCCGAGATGACGCCTTTACCGGTGATGGCCTTCACCGCAGACGTGGTGGTGCTTACCACCCTCACGGAAAGAAGAAATCTGCCAGTGACCGAAGAAACCCCAATGGACGGTAGCGCCACTGTGGAAGTCAATTACCTCTAA
- a CDS encoding DUF1120 domain-containing protein has protein sequence MSAKHLLYALSLVLLSSAAWGAEECQLNLSQAQLDFGLMNRSVPFTLAPERLLGERRLSLTLNCPQPTDMSVFYRGLGAGPERFRFTEHGSYRLRVSDAVLDGQAVELGLIAGQGQPPSTISTQLAWQASHGIVPMRAGIVVTGRNLSLQIDATAWANEDAARVRDAVTWDTTGLFDALAAGRSRELRLQAHFAPAACTPTLSNGGHVELGKLSVGDLNLDQETALAARPLSLSVTCDGPTAFAVRMQDNREGSATGTVSDSTYGLGLDARQQKIGRYRLLFDPAHITADSFAQVFTTDSATGGLPWSSASTAIAAVGANHYLGFSTASGNTSGPSAIQNLNATLSLEAVIAPLGSLDLSNEVRLDGSGTLEIHYL, from the coding sequence ATGAGCGCTAAACACCTGTTGTACGCCCTGAGCCTGGTGCTGCTGAGCAGCGCTGCCTGGGGCGCCGAAGAATGCCAGCTCAACCTGAGCCAGGCGCAGTTGGACTTCGGCCTGATGAACCGCTCCGTGCCCTTCACCCTCGCACCCGAACGGTTGCTGGGCGAGCGGCGTTTAAGCCTCACGCTGAACTGCCCCCAGCCTACTGATATGAGCGTGTTTTATCGCGGGTTGGGCGCGGGGCCGGAGCGCTTTCGCTTTACCGAGCATGGCAGCTACCGGCTGCGTGTCAGCGACGCAGTGCTGGACGGTCAGGCGGTAGAGCTGGGCTTGATTGCAGGCCAGGGTCAGCCCCCTTCCACGATCAGCACTCAGTTGGCCTGGCAAGCAAGCCACGGGATTGTGCCGATGCGCGCAGGCATCGTTGTGACCGGGCGCAACCTGTCGCTGCAAATCGACGCCACCGCCTGGGCCAACGAGGACGCCGCGCGCGTGCGCGATGCGGTGACCTGGGACACCACCGGGCTGTTCGATGCGCTCGCCGCCGGACGCTCACGGGAGTTACGCCTGCAAGCGCACTTTGCGCCAGCGGCGTGTACACCCACGCTGTCCAACGGCGGCCATGTGGAGTTGGGCAAGCTGTCGGTGGGCGACCTGAATCTTGACCAGGAAACCGCCCTGGCCGCGCGGCCCTTGTCGCTCAGCGTGACCTGTGATGGGCCGACGGCCTTTGCCGTGCGCATGCAGGACAACCGCGAGGGCTCGGCCACCGGCACAGTTAGCGACAGCACTTACGGGCTGGGCCTGGACGCCCGCCAGCAGAAAATCGGCCGCTATCGGTTGCTGTTCGACCCCGCGCACATCACCGCCGACAGCTTCGCGCAAGTGTTCACAACCGACTCCGCCACCGGCGGGCTGCCCTGGAGCAGCGCCAGCACGGCCATCGCTGCCGTCGGCGCCAACCACTACCTGGGGTTCAGCACGGCATCCGGCAATACCAGCGGCCCCAGTGCCATTCAGAACCTCAACGCCACACTGAGCCTGGAAGCGGTCATCGCGCCACTCGGTTCGCTGGATTTGAGCAATGAGGTGCGGCTGGATGGCTCGGGCACCCTCGAAATCCACTACCTCTAG
- a CDS encoding response regulator: protein MAEDHSAYRALLGWFLEKLGVGHELVGHGGEGLAAIARRRFDLVISDCHMPFMDGYALARAIRLHEQQNGHRRVPIIALTATLLPYDAQRCRDAGMDAWLLKPLTFEQLRDVLVYWLAGPPDEVSPATPGASTALPTRADMIRTFGSAEVVEQMLGRLLLEARKDCAGLAHARITGHTQVTLELLHRLLGSLAFLGCDDLEAQGGLLIQQVRAHGAGVNRDRLEAFEADIERYFAYLSAL from the coding sequence GTGGCGGAAGACCATTCGGCCTATCGGGCGCTGCTGGGTTGGTTCCTGGAAAAGCTCGGGGTCGGCCACGAGTTGGTCGGTCACGGTGGCGAAGGCTTGGCGGCCATTGCGCGTCGGCGCTTCGACCTGGTGATCAGCGATTGCCATATGCCCTTTATGGATGGCTATGCGCTGGCCCGTGCCATCCGTCTGCACGAGCAGCAGAACGGCCACCGGCGGGTGCCGATCATCGCGCTCACAGCCACCCTGTTGCCCTACGATGCCCAGCGCTGTCGCGATGCCGGGATGGATGCCTGGTTGCTCAAGCCGCTGACGTTTGAGCAGCTACGCGATGTGCTTGTGTACTGGCTCGCGGGGCCACCGGATGAAGTTTCACCTGCCACGCCTGGCGCTTCAACGGCCTTGCCCACGCGAGCGGACATGATCCGCACCTTCGGCAGCGCAGAGGTGGTGGAGCAGATGTTGGGCAGGCTTTTGCTTGAAGCCCGCAAGGATTGCGCAGGGCTGGCCCACGCGCGGATCACCGGCCACACCCAGGTCACGCTGGAACTGCTGCACCGTCTGTTGGGAAGCCTGGCGTTTTTAGGCTGTGATGACCTGGAGGCGCAGGGCGGTTTATTGATCCAGCAGGTCCGCGCCCACGGAGCAGGGGTGAACCGGGATAGGCTGGAAGCGTTTGAGGCAGACATCGAACGCTACTTCGCGTACCTGAGCGCGCTGTGA